A single Deinococcus betulae DNA region contains:
- a CDS encoding TRAP transporter permease, giving the protein MSDPTRPISSNPSLEPPGTEMTEGERRALEIVEAAETGGRKLGGWQAGLVTLLAVGWCLYQMYAAQVGNIDTLTLRATHLGFAFALAYLVFPFRKTPGAPQTRVPWYDWILGVGATGTAAYLIAQYPKIAGEQGGILTSTDVLVGSGMIALLLLAAWRTIGIAMPIVASVFMLYALTGPRGLIRGDLGPQLQLHAGQTWPQVVNQLAANTEGIFGTALGVSAQIVFLFVLFGAIFDKLGAGDWFMRVAQGLLGGFRGGAAKASIVSSALNGIISGSSVSNVVTGGNITIGTMIRTGYSREKAGAIEVASSSNGQLMPPVMGAAAFIMAQNLNIEYRTLILAAAIPAFLCYAALLVVSHIEALKLGLKGIPRDELPRVRSALLSGWHYLLPLGYLIGTLTINPEATPERVALNTIFGMLALMFIQEGVLAARDGRGVGRGLLDGGRKIIEAFEAGARSMVGIAIATAAAGIIVGIVTITGLGYGLTDIVQLVSEGFRGLLDGLFGAQVATFGAIVVVLIMAQLITLILGMGLPTTANYILMSALVVPIIAKVAGLDLTNPAQMLPVHMFVFYFGIMADSTPPVALAAFAAAAISGGNPVATGVQAFQYELRTALLAYMMFFNPQLLLIAGSRLNGIGWVDAVPMIIFAFIGLVAFSAATLRFLHRRTNPLQMLMLLVASFILIIPTSLVWNLGALALIALVYFWQKVGRQEPPKTAPLAA; this is encoded by the coding sequence ATGAGTGACCCCACAAGACCCATCAGCAGCAACCCATCGCTCGAACCGCCCGGCACCGAGATGACTGAGGGCGAGCGCCGCGCCCTGGAAATCGTCGAGGCCGCCGAAACCGGCGGGCGCAAATTGGGCGGGTGGCAGGCTGGCCTGGTCACCTTGCTGGCCGTGGGCTGGTGCCTGTACCAGATGTACGCCGCGCAGGTGGGCAATATTGACACCCTGACCCTGCGCGCCACCCACCTGGGCTTTGCGTTTGCGCTGGCATATCTGGTGTTTCCGTTCCGTAAGACGCCGGGCGCCCCGCAGACCCGCGTGCCCTGGTACGACTGGATTCTGGGCGTAGGGGCCACCGGCACCGCCGCCTACCTGATTGCCCAGTACCCCAAGATTGCCGGTGAGCAGGGCGGCATCCTGACCAGTACAGATGTGCTGGTCGGCAGCGGCATGATCGCGCTGCTGCTGCTGGCCGCCTGGCGCACCATCGGTATTGCCATGCCTATCGTGGCAAGTGTGTTCATGCTGTACGCCCTGACGGGGCCGCGCGGCCTGATTCGCGGCGACCTGGGACCACAATTGCAGTTGCATGCCGGGCAGACGTGGCCGCAGGTCGTGAATCAACTGGCCGCCAACACCGAGGGCATTTTCGGCACCGCGCTGGGCGTCAGCGCGCAAATTGTCTTCCTCTTCGTACTGTTCGGGGCCATCTTCGACAAGCTGGGGGCTGGCGACTGGTTTATGCGGGTGGCCCAGGGCCTGCTGGGCGGGTTCCGGGGTGGGGCGGCCAAGGCCAGCATCGTCAGCAGCGCCCTGAACGGCATTATCTCGGGCAGTTCGGTGTCCAACGTCGTCACAGGCGGCAACATCACGATTGGCACCATGATCCGCACCGGCTACAGCCGCGAGAAAGCGGGGGCCATTGAGGTTGCCAGTTCCTCCAATGGTCAGCTGATGCCGCCTGTCATGGGCGCGGCGGCGTTCATCATGGCCCAGAATCTGAACATCGAATACCGCACGCTGATTCTGGCGGCGGCCATTCCGGCCTTCCTGTGCTACGCTGCCCTGCTGGTGGTCTCACATATCGAGGCCCTGAAGCTGGGCCTGAAGGGCATTCCCCGTGACGAACTGCCGCGTGTGCGCTCGGCGCTGCTGTCGGGCTGGCACTACCTGCTCCCGCTGGGCTACCTGATTGGCACCCTGACCATCAATCCTGAGGCCACCCCGGAGCGCGTGGCCCTGAACACCATTTTTGGCATGCTCGCCTTGATGTTCATTCAGGAGGGCGTATTGGCAGCGCGCGATGGGCGCGGCGTGGGCCGAGGGCTGCTGGATGGTGGCCGCAAGATCATTGAGGCCTTCGAGGCCGGCGCGCGCAGCATGGTGGGCATCGCCATCGCCACGGCGGCGGCAGGCATCATCGTGGGGATCGTGACCATCACGGGACTGGGGTACGGCCTGACCGACATCGTGCAGCTGGTCAGTGAAGGCTTCCGGGGACTACTCGACGGCCTGTTTGGCGCCCAGGTGGCGACCTTTGGCGCCATCGTGGTCGTTCTGATCATGGCGCAGCTGATTACCCTGATTCTGGGCATGGGCCTGCCCACCACCGCCAACTACATCCTGATGAGCGCGCTGGTGGTCCCTATCATCGCCAAGGTGGCGGGCCTGGACCTGACCAATCCGGCCCAGATGCTCCCAGTGCACATGTTCGTGTTTTACTTCGGCATCATGGCAGACTCCACGCCGCCGGTGGCGCTGGCGGCCTTTGCGGCGGCGGCCATCAGCGGTGGGAACCCGGTGGCGACGGGGGTGCAGGCGTTCCAGTACGAACTGCGCACCGCCCTGCTGGCCTACATGATGTTCTTTAACCCACAGCTGCTGCTGATTGCGGGCAGCCGCCTGAACGGGATCGGCTGGGTGGACGCCGTCCCCATGATTATCTTCGCGTTTATCGGCCTGGTGGCCTTCAGCGCGGCTACACTGCGCTTTTTGCACCGCCGCACCAATCCGCTGCAAATGCTGATGCTGCTGGTGGCGTCGTTCATTCTGATTATTCCCACGAGTCTCGTCTGGAATCTGGGTGCGCTGGCGCTGATTGCCCTGGTGTACTTCTGGCAGAAGGTGGGCCGCCAGGAACCGCCCAAGACGGCGCCGCTGGCCGCCTGA
- a CDS encoding TAXI family TRAP transporter solute-binding subunit has translation MNTRTKIAAALLLGTTAVALAQGTTFLTIGSGATTGVYFPVATGMAKMVNDAGDGLRANARSTGGSVFNVQAIATGELDAAIAQNDVVYYAYKGTGLQAFQGKANAKLRTLAVLYPEVLHVVARKDSGIKSIADLKGKRVVIGDLGSGTELTARQVLESYGLGFDDLGQALRVSPAQGITLMQDKRADALFYTVGVGASAISQIAQTVDVAMVPVGGNQAASLIKKYPFYVRYNIPAKSYKGVGATVPSVAVQATLVASTAVSDDAVYKTMKAIFGTETEVKGLHPSLATNFSYEKAVKGLPAPLHPGAVKFFREKGVTVR, from the coding sequence ATGAACACCCGCACCAAGATCGCCGCCGCCCTGCTGCTGGGCACCACCGCCGTCGCGCTGGCCCAGGGCACCACGTTTCTGACCATCGGGTCGGGCGCCACCACGGGCGTTTACTTCCCCGTGGCCACCGGCATGGCCAAGATGGTCAACGACGCGGGCGACGGCCTGCGTGCCAACGCCCGCTCCACGGGCGGCAGCGTGTTTAACGTGCAGGCCATCGCCACTGGCGAGCTGGACGCCGCCATTGCCCAGAACGACGTGGTGTATTACGCCTACAAGGGCACCGGCCTGCAAGCCTTCCAGGGCAAGGCCAATGCCAAACTGCGCACCCTGGCCGTGCTGTATCCCGAGGTGCTGCATGTGGTGGCCCGCAAAGACAGCGGCATCAAGTCGATTGCCGACCTGAAAGGCAAGCGCGTGGTCATCGGCGACCTCGGTTCGGGCACCGAACTGACTGCCCGGCAGGTGCTGGAAAGCTACGGCCTGGGCTTTGACGACCTCGGCCAGGCCCTGCGCGTATCGCCAGCCCAGGGCATCACCCTGATGCAGGACAAGCGCGCCGACGCGCTGTTCTACACCGTGGGCGTGGGGGCCAGCGCCATCAGCCAGATTGCCCAGACGGTAGACGTGGCGATGGTGCCGGTGGGCGGCAACCAGGCCGCCAGCCTCATCAAGAAATACCCCTTCTACGTGCGCTACAACATCCCCGCCAAGAGCTACAAGGGCGTGGGCGCCACCGTGCCCAGCGTGGCGGTGCAGGCCACCCTGGTCGCCAGCACGGCCGTCAGCGACGACGCCGTGTACAAGACCATGAAGGCCATCTTCGGCACCGAGACCGAAGTTAAGGGCCTGCACCCCAGCCTGGCCACTAACTTCAGCTACGAAAAGGCTGTCAAGGGCCTGCCTGCGCCGCTGCATCCTGGCGCTGTGAAGTTCTTCCGCGAGAAAGGCGTCACCGTTCGCTAA
- a CDS encoding amino acid ABC transporter ATP-binding protein has protein sequence MTQGPLSPAPSVPAASPRARREGPPIIQAQGVQKHFGSFHALRGVNLEVLPGEVVVIIGPSGSGKSTFIRTLNALDPHDGGQITVDGIPLNGKGNLDAIRREVGMVFQSFNLFPHLTVLENITLAPTRVRRASKADAEKRGLDLLRRVGIEEQAHKYPAQLSGGQQQRVAIARALAMDPKVMLFDEPTSALDPEMIKEVLDVMKELARSGMTMLVVTHEMGFAREVADRILFFDQGNVVEDTTPEAFYQNPQHDRAKAFLSKILGH, from the coding sequence ATGACGCAAGGCCCGCTCTCCCCTGCCCCCAGTGTCCCGGCCGCCAGCCCACGGGCGCGGCGAGAAGGCCCGCCCATCATTCAGGCGCAGGGCGTACAGAAGCATTTCGGCTCGTTCCACGCGCTGCGCGGCGTGAATCTGGAGGTGCTGCCGGGCGAGGTCGTGGTGATTATCGGCCCGTCGGGCAGCGGCAAAAGCACCTTTATCCGTACCCTGAATGCCCTGGACCCCCACGACGGCGGGCAGATCACGGTGGACGGCATTCCGCTGAACGGCAAGGGCAACCTGGACGCCATTCGCCGGGAAGTGGGCATGGTCTTCCAGAGCTTTAACCTCTTTCCACACCTGACGGTGCTGGAAAACATCACCCTGGCACCCACCCGCGTGCGCAGGGCGAGCAAGGCCGACGCCGAAAAACGCGGCCTGGACCTGCTGCGCCGCGTCGGCATTGAGGAGCAGGCGCACAAGTACCCGGCGCAGCTTTCCGGCGGTCAGCAGCAGCGCGTGGCCATTGCCCGCGCCCTGGCGATGGACCCTAAGGTCATGCTGTTTGACGAACCCACCAGCGCCCTGGACCCCGAGATGATCAAAGAGGTGCTAGACGTAATGAAAGAGCTGGCCCGCAGCGGCATGACCATGCTGGTGGTGACACACGAGATGGGCTTTGCACGCGAGGTCGCCGACCGCATCCTGTTTTTTGACCAGGGCAATGTCGTGGAAGACACCACGCCTGAGGCCTTTTACCAGAACCCGCAGCATGACCGGGCCAAGGCGTTCCTCAGCAAGATTCTGGGCCACTAG
- a CDS encoding MFS transporter: protein MTARAPWNRNERLGIANGWAVFLGDGFLSVAVVVTAFAAKLGAPNWVIGLLPAIAAGGWMLPQLLVAARVRALPYKLPVYRSAALIRTSTYVFMVLTAALLSHQPALCLTLFILAMSANALASGVSGLPFLEVISKTVSPDRRPRFFATRNLYGGLLAFGAGLLVRAILASDLAFPFNYALIFALGTVAFTFGYWVFGLVSEPPDPPQPPLGTRAEVRAIPETLRDPSFRAFLTVRLLLAAASMSEPFYAVYALRELDYAPAVLGTFVMALTGAAPLSNVVWQRVAERKGSRRLIRYAAVFAGLAPLCALLVGALDLSPWAYLGVFILSSTANQGFNLGHTNHLLNIAPDHARSRYIGTLNTLVGAALFTPVLAGVLADTAGYAPVFLLSALLCAAAWWGCGRLRRDA from the coding sequence ATGACTGCCCGCGCTCCCTGGAACCGCAACGAGCGCCTGGGCATTGCCAACGGCTGGGCCGTCTTTCTGGGCGACGGCTTTCTCAGTGTGGCAGTGGTGGTGACGGCCTTCGCTGCCAAGCTGGGGGCGCCCAACTGGGTCATTGGCCTGCTGCCCGCCATCGCCGCTGGGGGATGGATGCTGCCGCAACTGCTCGTGGCGGCCCGTGTGCGCGCCCTGCCCTACAAGCTGCCGGTGTACCGCTCGGCCGCCCTGATTCGCACGAGCACCTACGTCTTTATGGTGCTGACGGCTGCCCTGCTCAGCCACCAGCCGGCGCTATGCCTGACGCTCTTTATCCTTGCCATGAGTGCCAACGCCCTGGCCTCGGGCGTCTCGGGCCTGCCATTTCTGGAGGTCATCAGTAAAACCGTCTCGCCTGACCGGCGCCCGCGCTTTTTTGCCACCCGCAACCTGTACGGCGGTCTGCTGGCCTTTGGGGCCGGCCTGCTGGTGCGCGCCATTCTGGCCTCTGACCTGGCCTTTCCCTTCAACTACGCTCTGATTTTTGCGCTGGGGACAGTGGCCTTTACCTTCGGGTACTGGGTCTTCGGCCTGGTCAGCGAGCCGCCTGACCCGCCGCAACCGCCCTTGGGCACCCGCGCCGAAGTGCGGGCCATTCCCGAAACCCTGCGTGACCCTTCCTTCCGCGCCTTCCTGACGGTCCGCCTGCTGCTGGCCGCCGCCAGCATGAGCGAACCGTTTTACGCCGTGTACGCCCTGCGGGAACTGGACTACGCTCCGGCCGTCCTGGGCACCTTTGTCATGGCGCTGACCGGCGCCGCGCCGCTGTCCAACGTGGTCTGGCAGCGGGTGGCCGAACGCAAAGGCTCGCGCCGCCTAATTCGGTACGCGGCTGTGTTTGCGGGTTTGGCGCCCCTGTGCGCCCTGCTGGTGGGGGCGCTGGACCTCAGCCCCTGGGCTTACCTGGGCGTGTTTATCCTGTCCAGCACGGCCAACCAGGGCTTTAACTTGGGACACACCAATCACCTGCTCAATATCGCCCCCGACCACGCCCGGAGCCGCTACATCGGCACGCTGAATACGCTCGTGGGGGCGGCGCTGTTTACCCCGGTGCTGGCCGGGGTGCTGGCGGACACGGCGGGGTATGCGCCTGTTTTCCTCCTGAGTGCCCTGCTGTGCGCGGCGGCGTGGTGGGGGTGCGGACGGCTACGGCGAGACGCTTAA
- a CDS encoding histone deacetylase family protein, producing MSAHPYRAWSPAAFTFPLPEGHRFPAYKYAGVRDLLAPHLPVLDTPPLSWADAARVHDPIWLRRWRRGEVTPAEERAFGLPWSAEVVERARRAAGGSLAALHDALRVGWGACLAGGTHHAFRDRAEGFCLINDAALLTRLALEEGLASRVAVIDLDVHQGNGTAALLAAEARAFTLSLHGERNYPFRKEQSSLDLGLGDGVTDSEYLTVLRRQALPALETFRPDLLLYLAGVDVLAGDRFGRFALTLDGVRERNRAVLAWAKAAGIPVVTMMAGGYNRDHALTVQAHASVVLDGLEVLG from the coding sequence GTGAGCGCCCATCCTTACCGAGCCTGGAGTCCCGCCGCGTTCACGTTTCCGCTGCCCGAAGGCCACCGCTTTCCGGCCTACAAGTATGCGGGGGTGCGGGACCTGCTCGCGCCGCACCTGCCGGTACTGGACACCCCACCCCTGAGCTGGGCCGACGCCGCCCGCGTCCACGACCCCATCTGGCTCCGCCGCTGGCGCCGGGGCGAGGTCACGCCCGCCGAGGAACGCGCCTTTGGGCTGCCCTGGAGCGCCGAGGTCGTGGAACGTGCCCGCCGCGCCGCCGGTGGGTCGCTGGCTGCCCTGCACGACGCCCTGCGGGTGGGCTGGGGTGCTTGCCTGGCCGGCGGCACCCACCACGCCTTCCGTGACCGCGCCGAGGGCTTTTGCCTCATCAACGACGCCGCGCTGCTGACCCGCCTGGCGCTGGAGGAAGGCCTGGCCAGCCGGGTGGCCGTCATTGACCTGGACGTGCATCAGGGCAACGGCACGGCGGCACTGCTGGCAGCCGAGGCGCGGGCCTTTACCCTGTCTCTTCACGGCGAGCGCAATTACCCCTTTCGCAAGGAGCAGTCCTCGCTGGACCTGGGCCTGGGCGACGGCGTGACGGACAGCGAGTACCTGACAGTGCTGCGGCGCCAGGCCCTGCCCGCGCTGGAGACCTTTCGCCCGGATCTGCTGCTGTACCTGGCGGGGGTAGACGTGCTGGCCGGCGACCGCTTTGGCCGCTTTGCCCTGACGCTGGACGGTGTGCGGGAGCGCAACCGCGCCGTCTTGGCCTGGGCAAAGGCCGCAGGCATTCCGGTGGTCACCATGATGGCTGGCGGTTACAACCGCGACCACGCCCTGACCGTGCAGGCCCACGCCAGTGTGGTGCTGGACGGCCTGGAGGTCTTGGGCTAG
- a CDS encoding Crp/Fnr family transcriptional regulator produces MTYVAPLSQPQPSPAELHRTVRRGQTLYYAGDSAPSLYRLDSGLMRAVRLTPQGRNLTVRHIRPGDIFGEECLHGQTRGHQVVALTDAVLTPIHPQHLGAGELWDLTRSLSAQLQRMMTDGVHIQDGDLRERIARYLLNLADSTLGGRHADGTRFVRATHELIAEGTGATRESVSKLIGEMRDDGLLSPAYRCLTLTDEEGLRLLSGYHG; encoded by the coding sequence ATGACCTACGTTGCCCCCCTCAGCCAGCCGCAGCCGTCGCCCGCAGAGCTGCACCGCACTGTGCGGCGTGGCCAGACGCTGTATTACGCGGGCGACAGCGCGCCCAGTCTCTACCGCCTCGACAGCGGCCTGATGCGCGCGGTGCGCCTGACCCCTCAAGGCCGCAACCTGACGGTGCGCCACATCCGCCCCGGCGATATTTTCGGAGAGGAGTGCCTGCACGGCCAGACGCGCGGGCATCAGGTCGTGGCCCTGACCGACGCCGTCCTGACACCCATTCATCCGCAGCATCTGGGGGCAGGCGAACTCTGGGACCTGACCCGCAGCCTCAGCGCGCAGCTCCAGCGCATGATGACCGACGGCGTTCATATTCAGGACGGCGACCTGCGCGAGCGGATTGCCCGTTACCTCCTGAATCTGGCTGACAGCACCCTGGGGGGCCGCCACGCCGACGGCACCCGCTTCGTGCGTGCCACCCATGAACTGATTGCCGAAGGCACGGGCGCCACCCGTGAGAGTGTCAGTAAGCTGATTGGCGAAATGCGTGACGACGGCCTCCTGAGTCCCGCCTACCGCTGCCTGACCCTGACCGATGAGGAAGGGCTGCGGCTGCTGAGCGGCTACCACGGCTAA
- a CDS encoding DNA double-strand break repair nuclease NurA, with product MRIRLDPWPVDTFEGQLTLKPFAGLVFDVETDVWQAVPTQGIPAALREVVVVDGKPRMEARLLIDDEAGELHLAAFGAYVVGAVSLCPHGSRQAELQQVRARRVLAYSADTPLEPARLSPRNPQSGVLDYEPHAFNGRQVEGPRAKVQRLMLDAEQALSQELASAMALEEGDTDTLPETLVLQDGPVRLGRGGSAVVGYVKTLHTDYLGADRIGLLSELKCGERTPILRFRVGDRGGHFSEAEGREQRFTWYVRLCEPPFYQHPLAGIMRLEMHAPEDSTFVPRAVQAVANLSGALLQKLGSKLHKDPRAPQNLIPTAALEHAMTRSMGSAELVTRRIRSHIAAAYGAGVLA from the coding sequence ATGCGGATTCGCCTTGACCCCTGGCCTGTCGATACATTTGAGGGCCAGTTGACACTGAAGCCCTTTGCGGGCTTGGTGTTCGATGTAGAAACAGACGTGTGGCAGGCCGTCCCTACCCAAGGTATTCCAGCGGCACTGCGCGAAGTGGTGGTGGTGGACGGCAAGCCACGTATGGAAGCGCGGCTGCTGATAGATGACGAGGCAGGCGAACTACATCTGGCGGCTTTTGGGGCGTATGTCGTGGGCGCCGTGAGCCTCTGTCCCCACGGCAGCCGTCAGGCCGAGCTTCAACAGGTACGTGCGCGGCGCGTCCTGGCCTACAGCGCCGATACGCCACTGGAACCGGCACGGCTGAGTCCACGCAATCCGCAAAGTGGCGTGCTGGATTACGAGCCGCATGCCTTCAATGGGCGGCAAGTGGAAGGACCCCGCGCCAAGGTGCAGCGGCTCATGCTTGACGCTGAACAGGCGCTCAGTCAGGAGCTGGCTTCTGCGATGGCGCTAGAAGAGGGCGACACCGACACCTTGCCCGAAACTCTGGTGCTGCAAGACGGCCCAGTCCGGTTAGGGCGGGGCGGGAGTGCAGTCGTGGGTTACGTGAAGACCCTGCACACTGACTATCTGGGGGCTGACCGCATCGGCCTGCTCAGTGAGCTGAAGTGCGGTGAACGCACACCTATCCTGCGCTTCCGGGTAGGCGACCGCGGCGGCCACTTCAGTGAGGCCGAGGGCCGTGAACAGCGCTTCACCTGGTATGTGCGGCTGTGCGAGCCCCCGTTTTACCAGCACCCGCTGGCGGGCATCATGCGGCTGGAAATGCACGCCCCGGAGGACAGCACCTTTGTCCCCCGCGCCGTGCAGGCTGTGGCAAATCTGTCAGGTGCGCTGCTTCAGAAGCTAGGCAGCAAACTCCACAAAGACCCCCGCGCGCCCCAGAACCTGATTCCCACAGCGGCCCTCGAACACGCCATGACCCGCAGCATGGGCAGCGCCGAACTGGTCACGCGGCGCATCCGCTCTCATATTGCCGCCGCCTACGGAGCAGGAGTGCTGGCGTGA
- a CDS encoding ATP-binding protein yields the protein MVLGTEDVTPTIFWFAVGRGASVQLDDLVTVQTARPDGKVVHFYGLVDNVRKRHEGVTFESDVEDVVAGVLPASISYAARVLVTRVDPEHFIPPQPGDEVRHAQGDDLKMALSADKMKEAAFPAGLLADGQTLPLNFRFVNGEQGGHINISGISGVATKTSYALFLLHSIFRSGVMDRVAQSSGGQMTGTAGGRAIIFNVKGEDLLFLDQPNSKVTAREAQAAQDKGLTADRYTLMGLPRTPFTDTQFLAPPRAGSVSGAIVPHTDQRSQGVTPFLFTLRDFCAGRMLPYVFSDAGSSLNIGYVIGNIEEKLARLAQVQSGAGAHLLVTDWKPEENADIPEDIDFGDLEGIRINSFEQLIAYLEFKLLDENDGQGDRKWVLNQSQGTLRAFTRRLRGVQKHLSPLIRGDVSEAEASRYRPNLLRGAQLSVVDIHNLSGPAQMFVVGVLLREVFEHKERFGRQDTVFVVLDELNKYAPRDEGSPIKDILLEIAERGRSLGIILIGAQQTASEVERRIVSNAAIRVVGRLDLAEAERPEYRFLPQSFRARAGILQPGTMLVSQPDVPNPVLVNYPFPAWATRKDEVDDLGGREVQEVGEEWLR from the coding sequence ATGGTGCTGGGCACCGAGGACGTGACCCCCACCATTTTCTGGTTTGCGGTGGGGCGCGGGGCCAGCGTGCAACTTGACGACCTGGTGACCGTGCAAACCGCCCGCCCCGACGGCAAGGTCGTTCACTTTTACGGCCTGGTGGACAACGTGCGCAAGCGTCACGAGGGCGTCACCTTCGAGTCGGATGTGGAAGACGTGGTGGCGGGTGTGCTGCCCGCCAGCATTAGCTACGCAGCGCGGGTGCTGGTCACGCGGGTGGACCCCGAACACTTCATTCCGCCGCAGCCCGGTGATGAGGTCCGGCATGCCCAGGGCGACGACCTGAAGATGGCCCTCAGTGCCGACAAGATGAAAGAGGCGGCTTTCCCAGCTGGTCTGCTGGCCGATGGGCAAACGCTGCCCCTGAATTTCCGCTTCGTCAACGGCGAGCAGGGCGGGCACATCAACATTTCGGGCATCTCGGGGGTGGCCACCAAGACCAGTTACGCGCTGTTCTTGCTGCACTCCATCTTCCGCAGTGGGGTGATGGACCGGGTGGCCCAGAGCAGCGGCGGACAGATGACCGGCACGGCAGGGGGCCGGGCCATTATTTTCAACGTCAAGGGCGAGGACCTGCTGTTTCTAGACCAACCCAACAGCAAAGTGACCGCGCGGGAGGCCCAGGCCGCCCAGGACAAGGGCCTAACCGCCGACCGCTACACCCTGATGGGCCTGCCCCGCACCCCCTTTACCGACACGCAATTCCTGGCGCCGCCCCGCGCCGGCTCGGTCAGCGGCGCCATCGTGCCGCACACCGACCAGCGCTCGCAGGGGGTTACGCCATTTCTGTTCACCCTGCGCGACTTCTGCGCGGGGCGGATGCTGCCTTATGTCTTCAGTGATGCGGGCAGCAGCCTGAATATCGGCTATGTCATTGGGAATATTGAGGAGAAACTAGCGCGGCTGGCCCAGGTACAGTCTGGCGCCGGAGCACATCTCCTAGTGACCGATTGGAAGCCGGAGGAAAATGCTGACATTCCCGAAGATATTGATTTCGGTGACTTAGAAGGCATCCGCATCAACTCTTTTGAGCAACTCATTGCCTATCTTGAATTCAAACTACTTGATGAGAATGACGGCCAGGGTGACCGCAAATGGGTGCTCAATCAATCTCAGGGCACCCTGCGCGCCTTTACCCGGCGTCTGCGCGGCGTTCAGAAGCACCTTTCGCCCCTGATTCGCGGCGACGTGAGCGAGGCCGAAGCCAGCCGCTACCGGCCCAATCTGCTGCGCGGCGCCCAGCTGAGCGTGGTGGACATCCACAACCTCTCTGGCCCCGCCCAGATGTTCGTGGTGGGCGTGCTGCTGCGTGAGGTCTTTGAACACAAAGAGCGCTTCGGCCGCCAGGACACCGTGTTTGTGGTGCTGGACGAGCTGAACAAGTACGCTCCGCGCGACGAGGGCAGCCCGATTAAAGACATCCTGCTGGAAATCGCTGAACGTGGCCGGTCCTTAGGCATCATCCTGATCGGCGCGCAGCAGACGGCCAGCGAGGTTGAGCGGCGCATCGTCTCCAACGCCGCCATCCGGGTGGTGGGCCGTCTGGACCTGGCCGAAGCCGAGCGTCCCGAATACCGTTTTTTGCCGCAGAGCTTCCGGGCGCGCGCCGGGATTCTGCAACCCGGCACCATGCTGGTGTCGCAGCCAGACGTCCCCAACCCGGTGCTGGTCAATTACCCATTTCCTGCCTGGGCCACCCGCAAAGACGAGGTGGACGATCTGGGCGGGCGCGAGGTGCAGGAGGTGGGCGAGGAATGGCTGCGGTAA
- a CDS encoding anti-sigma factor domain-containing protein produces the protein MTVNREELVSLALGLLSPNEEAQLRAALDADPALLAAYREDLEALHGLPSALPQTELPPGALDRLLGRLRAEVTPAPPAPAPTPSGRVLSPASLGVLALAAAAAVGFLLLRPAAPGDLLSRFAHTPGALTTTLQSEGTQVGQVVRLPDGRAYLHLSETPPEGRVYQLWRLEGQTPVSVGVLSGRGIEWEGAQAGQTLAVSVEPPGGSEQPTTTPILVQKL, from the coding sequence GTGACTGTCAACCGAGAAGAACTGGTAAGCCTCGCGCTTGGCCTGCTGAGCCCGAACGAAGAAGCGCAGCTGCGCGCCGCTCTGGACGCTGACCCTGCGCTGCTGGCGGCCTACCGCGAGGACCTAGAAGCTCTGCATGGTCTGCCCAGCGCCCTCCCGCAAACCGAGCTGCCTCCCGGCGCCCTGGATCGTCTGCTGGGCCGCTTGCGCGCCGAGGTGACGCCCGCCCCACCAGCTCCGGCGCCCACCCCAAGTGGCCGTGTGTTGTCACCCGCTTCGTTGGGGGTGCTGGCTCTGGCGGCGGCGGCGGCCGTAGGGTTTTTGCTGCTCCGCCCAGCGGCTCCAGGCGACCTGCTGAGCCGCTTTGCTCACACGCCGGGCGCTCTGACCACCACCTTGCAGTCAGAGGGCACCCAGGTGGGCCAAGTGGTCCGTCTGCCGGATGGCCGCGCCTACCTGCACCTCAGTGAGACGCCGCCAGAAGGCCGGGTCTATCAGCTGTGGCGCCTTGAAGGTCAGACGCCGGTCTCGGTTGGGGTGCTGAGCGGCCGGGGCATTGAATGGGAGGGCGCGCAGGCCGGTCAAACCTTGGCCGTCAGTGTGGAGCCGCCCGGCGGCAGCGAGCAGCCGACCACCACGCCGATTCTGGTGCAGAAGCTGTAA
- a CDS encoding sigma-70 family RNA polymerase sigma factor — protein sequence MTPFPPDLPDEALLHAMSTGQEEALAELHRRYARLLYALGRRMLHQTEDVESCVQDAFMNAWRHAGRFDARRASAKTWLVSIAHHRFLQELRDRPETPLEIEDWDAPTASADPTDRILAEQVVQGLEPHHRELVELAYYRGYTHSELAILTGLPVGTVKSRLRAALDRMREHLAKPQRL from the coding sequence ATGACGCCCTTTCCCCCCGACCTGCCCGATGAGGCTTTGCTGCACGCCATGTCCACTGGGCAAGAAGAGGCATTGGCCGAGTTGCATCGCCGCTACGCCCGGCTGCTGTACGCACTGGGCCGGCGCATGCTTCACCAGACCGAGGATGTCGAGAGTTGCGTGCAAGATGCTTTTATGAATGCCTGGCGGCATGCAGGGCGGTTTGATGCCCGCCGGGCCAGTGCTAAGACTTGGCTGGTCAGCATTGCCCACCACCGCTTTTTGCAGGAGTTGCGGGACCGCCCCGAAACCCCGCTAGAGATAGAAGACTGGGACGCCCCGACCGCTAGCGCCGATCCCACGGACCGCATCCTGGCAGAGCAGGTGGTTCAGGGCCTGGAGCCACATCACCGCGAACTGGTCGAACTGGCGTACTACCGGGGCTATACCCACAGTGAACTGGCTATCCTGACCGGATTGCCGGTTGGTACAGTAAAATCTCGCCTGCGTGCCGCCCTTGACCGGATGCGCGAGCACTTGGCTAAACCACAGCGGCTGTGA